A stretch of the Dioscorea cayenensis subsp. rotundata cultivar TDr96_F1 chromosome 4, TDr96_F1_v2_PseudoChromosome.rev07_lg8_w22 25.fasta, whole genome shotgun sequence genome encodes the following:
- the LOC120258121 gene encoding ATP-dependent Clp protease proteolytic subunit-related protein 4, chloroplastic-like produces MEVAVSSPRLLAGTLAFQRSTKSPPFSLSLRTSQRCSLTDGRKVSSPSLRTAAMSSRQRYLSVEIDDARRSFSRPQPPDLASYLYSNRVVYLATPIVPLVMELIVAQLLYLQAEDNEKPISFYINSTGTLKDGEKLGNELEALGIYDVMRYIEAPICTLCIGKAWGEAALLLAAGDRGCRAALPSSSIMIREPVAKFDGQVSDVVLAREEFSSIKGQMVNILSEHTGKPPEQIEEDIRWPKYFSPSAAVEYGIIDRVVSNDLVQENQALMLDLKSAELSQGSGIST; encoded by the exons ATGGAAGTCGCCGTCTCTTCGCCTCGGCTCCTCGCCGGAACCCTAGCGTTCCAGCGATCCACAAAGAGCCCTCCTTTTTCTCTATCCTTGAGAACTTCTCAGCGATGCAGCCTTACCGATGGGAGGAAAGTCTCCAGCCCTAGCCTCCGCACCGCTGCCATGTCTTCAAGACAGAGATACCTCTCCGTG GAAATTGACGATGCGAGACGGAGCTTTTCGCGGCCGCAGCCTCCGGATTTGGCATCGTATTTATATAGCAATCGGGTGGTGTACCTTGCGACCCCTATCGTTCCACTCGTCATGGAGTTGATCGTCGCGCAGCTTCTCTACCTTCAAgctgaagataatgaaaagcctattagtttttatattaacTCCACTGGCACATTAAAG gatggagaaaagttgggcAATGAGTTGGAGGCTTTGGGAATTTATGATGTTATGAG ATACATTGAAGCACCAATATGCACATTGTGCATTGGCAAAGCTTGGGGAGAAGCTGCCTTACTTTTGGCTGCCGGTGACCGAGGATGCCGTGCTGCTCTGCCCTCATCATCAATTATGATTAGAGAG CCAGTTGCTAAATTTGACGGCCAAGTAAGTGATGTTGTTCTCGCAAGAGAAGAATTCAGCAGTATTAAAGGACAAATG GTTAATATCTTGTCCGAGCACACAGGAAAGCCTCCAGAACAGATTGAGGAAGATATCAGATGGCCAAAATATTTCAGTCCCAGTGCAGCAGTTGAATATGGCATTATTGATAGG GTTGTGAGCAATGATCTTGTCCAAGAAAATCAAGCTCTGATGTTGGATCTTAAAAGTGCCGAACTTTCACAAGGTTCAGGTATTAGCACCTGA
- the LOC120258510 gene encoding expansin-like B1, whose protein sequence is MAKLVIFLLPVILFLPILSTCQNIYTSRATFYGSPECSGTPSGACGYGDFGRNINGGDVGAVSRLYRNGSGCGACYQVRCRCPQLCNDYGVRIVVTDHGEGDNTDFILSARGFVKLANPNMAAQLMAYGTIDVEYRRIPCQYPGNNLNIKVTENSRYPDYLALVILYQAGQKDIMGVELWQEDCKQWRGMRRAYGAVWDIVNPPKGPMNMRLQVASDDGAQDWVKLTAVVPSAWQAGVSYDSTIQLT, encoded by the exons ATGGCAAAACTTGTCATTTTTCTCCTTCCTGTCATACTGTTCCTCCCCATACTCTCCACCTGTCAAAACATTTATACATCAAGGGCAACATTCTACGGCAGTCCAGAGTGCTCTGGAACTCCCA GTGGAGCTTGTGGGTATGGAGACTTTGGGAGAAACATCAATGGCGGAGACGTGGGTGCTGTATCAAGATTGTACAGGAATGGCAGTGGGTGTGGAGCATGTTACCAGGTGAGGTGCAGATGTCCTCAGCTGTGCAATGACTATGGTGTTAGGATTGTGGTCACAGACCATGGAGAAGGCGACAACACTGATTTCATCCTCAGCGCTCGTGGTTTCGTAAAGCTTGCCAATCCCAACATGGCCGCCCAGCTCATGGCATATGGCACCATCGATGTTGAATACagaag GATACCATGTCAGTATCCAGGGAACAATCTGAACATCAAGGTGACAGAGAACAGCCGATACCCTGACTACTTGGCCCTTGTAATCCTCTACCAAGCAGGCCAGAAAGATATAATGGGTGTCGAGTTATGGCAG GAAGACTGCAAACAATGGCGAGGGATGAGGAGGGCTTATGGCGCAGTTTGGGACATTGTAAACCCTCCAAAGGGACCAATGAACATGCGACTCCAGGTTGCCAGTGATGATGGTGCTCAGGACTGGGTCAAGTTGACAGCTGTTGTCCCCAGTGCCTGGCAAGCGGGGGTCTCCTACGACTCTACCATCCAACTCACCTGA